In Phaseolus vulgaris cultivar G19833 chromosome 10, P. vulgaris v2.0, whole genome shotgun sequence, a single genomic region encodes these proteins:
- the LOC137818276 gene encoding CBL-interacting protein kinase 2-like, whose product MEQKGGVLMQRYELGRLLGQGTFAKVYHARNLITGMSVAIKIVDKEKILKVGMIDQIKREISVMRLIRHPHVAELYEVMASKTKIYFVMEYVKGGELFDKVSKGKLKQDDARKYFQQLISAVDYCHSRGVCHRDLKPENLLLDEDGNLKVSDFGLSALAETKHQDGLLHTTCGTPAYVAPEVINRRGYDGAKADIWSCGVILYVLLAGFLPFRDPNLMEMYRKIGKGEFKFPNWFAPDVRRLLSKILDPNPKTRISMAKIMESSWFKKGLQKPTITQNKDEELAPLDTDGVFSFCQNGDPIEPAKDSKPCNLNAFDIISYSSGFDLSGLFEETTDRKKEARFTSDKPASIIISKLEEICKRLRLKLKKKDGGLFKLEGSKEGRKGPLGIDAEIFEITPVFHFVELKKSSGDTLEYQNLLKQEVRPALKDIVWNWQGEQPHQLQHGVLQKEEQPSYPATSEILPQPTA is encoded by the coding sequence ATGGAGCAAAAAGGAGGTGTGCTTATGCAGCGATATGAACTAGGGAGATTATTAGGCCAAGGAACTTTTGCAAAGGTTTATCATGCTAGGAACCTCATAACTGGCATGAGTGTGGCCATAAAAATTGTTGATAAAGAGAAGATTCTGAAAGTTGGGATGATTGACCAGATTAAGCGTGAAATTTCAGTGATGAGACTAATCAGGCATCCACATGTTGCTGAGCTTTATGAGGTAATGGCCAGCAAAACCAAAATTTACTTTGTCATGGAGTATGTAAAAGGCGGTGAGCTCTTTGACAAGGTATCCAAAGGAAAGCTCAAGCAGGATGATGCTAGGAAATATTTTCAGCAATTGATCAGTGCTGTTGACTACTGCCATAGCAGAGGTGTGTGCCATCGTGATCTGAAACCAGAAAATCTTTTACTGGATGAAGATGGGAATTTGAAGGTCTCAGATTTCGGTTTAAGTGCCCTTGCCGAAACTAAGCACCAGGATGGGTTACTCCATACCACATGTGGTACCCCTGCCTATGTTGCTCCAGAAGTGATAAACAGAAGGGGTTATGATGGAGCCAAAGCTGACATATGGTCATGTGGGGTGATCTTGTATGTTCTATTAGCTGGTTTTCTTCCATTTAGAGATCCAAATCTGATGGAGATGTACAGGAAGATTGGCAAGGGAGAATTTAAATTTCCGAACTGGTTTGCACCAGATGTGCGCAGACTGCTGTCTAAAATCTTGGATCCAAACCCAAAGACCAGGATATCAATGGCCAAAATTATGGAAAGTTCCTGGTTCAAAAAGGGGTTACAGAAGCCCACCATTACTCAGAATAAAGACGAAGAACTAGCTCCTCTGGATACTGATGGAGTATTTAGTTTTTGTCAGAATGGAGATCCTATTGAACCAGCAAAAGACTCTAAACCTTGTAATCTAAACGCTTTTGACATCATCTCCTATTCCTCAGGTTTTGACTTGTCTGGTTTGTTTGAGGAGACCACTGATCGTAAGAAAGAAGCACGATTTACCTCTGATAAGCCAGCATCTATTATCATCTCCAAGTTGGAAGAAATTTGCAAGCGCCTGCGGCTCAAACTCAAGAAGAAAGATGGAGGTTTGTTCAAGTTGGAAGGTTCCAAGGAAGGCAGAAAAGGGCCTTTGGGTATTGATGCTGAGATTTTTGAGATCACCCCAGTTTTCCATTTTGTGGAGTTAAAAAAGTCTAGCGGAGACACATTGGAGTACCAAAATCTTTTGAAACAGGAAGTAAGACCTGCACTTAAGGATATTGTTTGGAACTGGCAAGGAGAACAGCCACATCAACTGCAACATGGAGTGTTGCAGAAAGAGGAACAACCTTCTTATCCTGCCACATCAGAGATTTTGCCCCAACCAACTGCGTAG